A section of the Subtercola frigoramans genome encodes:
- a CDS encoding ABC transporter permease gives MTFIILRRLLLSIPLLFVASIITFVLQAFVPGDPARTLLGLNATPEQYQALRESLHLNEPILTQYWLYLSDALRGQFGTSIFTGEPVVDTIGQRLPVTLSLIVAATLVATIIGVLFGVFSATRGPVVRRLVDVSSLVGNALPNFWVALVLVAIFAIGMGAFPATGYSDLADSPSDWALSLVLPVIALSLGGIALVAKVTRDGMLTTLQLDHIRTLRASGVGRRSLIWKHSLRNSGIAVVTVIGLTLISFVSGSILIENVFALPGLGTLIVTATNKHDVPVVQGLAITFTLIVIVTNLIVDVVYGLLNPKVRIR, from the coding sequence ATGACATTCATCATCCTTCGAAGACTTCTGTTGTCGATCCCGCTTCTCTTCGTCGCCTCGATCATCACTTTCGTCTTGCAAGCCTTCGTTCCCGGAGACCCCGCTCGAACTCTTCTCGGGCTCAACGCCACTCCTGAGCAATATCAAGCACTCCGCGAGTCGCTTCACCTGAATGAGCCGATCCTGACCCAGTACTGGTTGTATCTCTCCGACGCTCTGCGAGGTCAGTTCGGCACATCGATCTTCACCGGCGAGCCCGTCGTGGACACCATCGGCCAAAGACTGCCCGTTACCCTCTCACTGATCGTGGCTGCCACGCTCGTGGCAACGATCATCGGCGTACTCTTCGGTGTCTTCAGCGCAACCCGCGGGCCGGTCGTGCGGCGGCTTGTGGACGTCTCGTCTCTGGTCGGAAACGCTCTCCCTAATTTCTGGGTCGCGCTAGTGCTCGTGGCCATCTTCGCAATCGGCATGGGGGCCTTTCCTGCCACCGGTTATTCCGACCTAGCCGACTCACCCTCGGACTGGGCGCTGAGCCTGGTCCTCCCGGTTATCGCTCTCAGCCTCGGTGGGATTGCACTCGTCGCCAAAGTCACTCGTGACGGAATGCTCACAACTCTGCAGCTCGACCACATCAGGACCCTTCGCGCGTCGGGCGTGGGCCGCCGGTCGCTGATCTGGAAACACTCGCTGAGAAACTCCGGCATCGCGGTCGTCACCGTCATCGGCCTCACGCTGATCAGTTTCGTTTCTGGCTCGATCCTCATCGAGAACGTCTTCGCATTACCCGGGCTCGGCACCCTTATCGTCACCGCAACCAACAAACACGATGTCCCGGTTGTCCAAGGTCTAGCGATCACCTTCACCCTCATCGTCATCGTTACGAACCTGATCGTCGACGTCGTCTACGGTCTCCTCAATCCGAAAGTGAGAATCCGATGA
- a CDS encoding ABC transporter substrate-binding protein: MFKKSAIAGAAIIALALVVTGCTGSGNSPSKESKTLTVGLATGPVSLDPSKGAAGFGEFFTDPAYASLINTSEKGDLIPGLAEKWGYVGDDNKTFTLTLRSGLKFADGTDLNAQSVVNSVAYFVTGSGPTTAYFRNLKLTATDNLTVNVVSSEPNPLMPFLFSNTVLGGDIISAAGIDDPTGLASTTHGAGPYVYDAAQSVAEDHYVYTPNKNFWDQTAIHFDKIEIKVIPQIQSLVQALKSGQIDTMVGDPSVESSIKGNASIAIEAAPIVWNGVYLLDRNGVVAPALADLRVRQALNYAVDRSAIAKVAYGDSAVATDQAAVTGFDGYDPALEGTYPYDPEKAKQLLQEAGYGNGFSMAVNYQSFDPGSTKMIQAVAAQWAKIGVTLELKGNTNFGEWVGDLVSKKFPASVLNGTGGQPQYLDAEFAWLPTAIMNVFQVADPGVAEAFNTLATASPDNSGKAAQAFQKVIVDNAIAVPIVQYDATLYHGTNLKGVVFPPGFAAPSSIVTWTK; this comes from the coding sequence ATGTTCAAAAAATCAGCCATCGCGGGCGCAGCGATAATCGCCCTCGCACTGGTCGTCACCGGCTGCACCGGATCAGGCAATTCACCCTCGAAGGAATCCAAGACTCTGACCGTGGGGTTGGCCACCGGGCCGGTGAGCCTCGACCCCTCCAAAGGTGCCGCGGGATTCGGTGAGTTCTTCACCGACCCGGCATACGCCTCATTGATCAACACCTCAGAGAAGGGCGATCTCATCCCGGGTTTGGCAGAGAAATGGGGGTATGTCGGTGACGACAACAAGACTTTCACCCTCACGCTGCGCTCCGGACTCAAGTTCGCAGACGGAACAGACCTGAACGCGCAATCGGTTGTCAACTCCGTTGCATACTTCGTCACCGGTAGTGGCCCGACGACAGCGTACTTCCGCAACCTCAAGCTGACGGCAACAGACAACCTCACTGTGAACGTCGTCTCGTCGGAACCCAACCCACTCATGCCGTTCCTGTTCTCCAACACCGTTCTCGGTGGGGACATCATCAGTGCCGCCGGCATCGACGACCCCACGGGTCTCGCTTCCACAACGCACGGTGCCGGACCCTACGTGTACGACGCTGCGCAGTCGGTCGCAGAGGACCACTACGTGTACACACCCAACAAGAACTTCTGGGACCAGACAGCCATTCATTTCGACAAGATCGAGATCAAAGTCATTCCTCAGATCCAATCGCTCGTGCAGGCACTCAAGTCGGGCCAGATCGACACGATGGTGGGCGACCCGTCGGTCGAGAGCTCGATCAAAGGCAATGCCTCGATCGCCATCGAGGCCGCACCGATCGTCTGGAACGGCGTCTACCTGCTTGATCGCAACGGCGTCGTCGCCCCGGCACTGGCAGATCTTCGGGTGCGGCAGGCGCTGAATTATGCGGTCGACCGCTCCGCCATCGCCAAAGTGGCCTATGGCGACTCCGCAGTGGCCACAGACCAAGCCGCCGTCACCGGGTTCGACGGCTACGACCCCGCTCTCGAGGGAACCTATCCGTACGACCCAGAGAAAGCGAAGCAGCTGCTTCAGGAGGCTGGGTACGGCAACGGCTTCAGCATGGCGGTGAACTATCAGTCCTTTGACCCCGGTTCCACGAAGATGATCCAGGCCGTCGCAGCACAGTGGGCGAAAATCGGCGTGACGCTCGAATTGAAGGGAAACACAAACTTCGGCGAGTGGGTTGGCGATCTTGTGTCCAAGAAGTTCCCGGCTTCGGTGCTCAATGGCACAGGCGGCCAGCCGCAGTACCTGGACGCCGAATTCGCCTGGCTGCCCACTGCCATCATGAACGTCTTCCAGGTCGCCGACCCAGGTGTTGCAGAGGCATTCAACACCCTCGCGACGGCTTCCCCCGACAACAGCGGCAAGGCAGCCCAGGCATTCCAGAAGGTTATCGTCGACAACGCGATCGCTGTACCGATCGTCCAGTATGACGCGACGCTCTACCACGGAACCAATCTGAAAGGGGTCGTCTTCCCTCCCGGGTTCGCGGCACCCTCATCCATCGTGACGTGGACGAAGTAG